A region from the Triticum aestivum cultivar Chinese Spring chromosome 3D, IWGSC CS RefSeq v2.1, whole genome shotgun sequence genome encodes:
- the LOC123074606 gene encoding uncharacterized protein, with product MAMMGIIAPETAYETEAVSPATASAAAGARQRRGLLRRMMPRGHYSPVGAEQKTAPGRAPEVAPIAADDSEVAEKPRRSWLRRLVPRQRQRWKNLGGAGASRLAGLSRSLRWKRLSMNLRGSWASALLDTVAFRVMYVVEAIVLGLALSCFFCCCGCQI from the coding sequence ATGGCCATGATGGGCATCATAGCGCCGGAGACGGCGTACGAGACGGAGGCCGTGTCTCCGGCCACAGCCAGCGCCGCCGCGGGCGCGCGGCAGCGGAGGGGCTTGCTCCGGAGGATGATGCCGCGGGGTCACTACTCGCCCGTCGGCGCCGAGCAGAAGACAGCGCCTGGAAGGGCGCCCGAGGTGGCACCGATCGCTGCCGATGACTCGGAGGTCGCGGAGAAGCCGCGGCGCAGCTGGCTGCGGCGGCTGGTACCGCGGCAGCGGCAGCGCTGGAAGAACCTCGGCGGAGCCGGCGCGTCGAGGCTGGCCGGACTGTCGCGATCGCTGCGGTGGAAGCGGCTGTCCATGAACCTGAGGGGCAGCTGGGCGTCGGCGCTGCTGGACACCGTCGCGTTCCGCGTCATGTACGTGGTGGAAGCCATCGTGCTTGGTCTGGCGCTTTCCTGCTTCTTCTGCTGCTGCGGCTGCCAGATATAG
- the LOC123078747 gene encoding lipid phosphate phosphatase 2, whose amino-acid sequence MQAPACTNAPACTFPFATMQSHGVRIARSHAYDWVALLLLIAMECVLNAIEPFHRFVGEGMIADLRYPMKSNTVPVWAVPIVAVIAPMLIFMAIYIWRRNAYDLHHATIGILFSVLITGVLTDAIKNAVGRPRPNFFWRCFPDGIAVYDNITTAVICHGDASVIKEGHKSFPSGHSSWSFAGLGFLSWYLAGKITVFDRRGHVAKLCVVILPLLVAAVIAISRVDDYWHHWQDVFAGGILGMVVASVCYLQFFPPPSDDKGFWPHAHFRYISEREEESRRRRATEMSNSDSTAVVPWQGEAGANTSRTLDAMESGTSDRAMAHDTNP is encoded by the exons ATGCAGGCGCCGGCGTGTACCAATGCTCCGGCGTGCACATTCCCCTTCGCCACGATGCAGTCGCATGGCGTCAGGATCGCGAGGTCGCACGCCTACGACTGGGTTGCGCTGCTCCTTCTGATCGCCATGGAATGCGTCCTCAACGCCATCGAGCCGTTCCACCGCTTCGTCGGCGAAGGCATGATCGCGGACCTCAGATACCCCATGAAGAGCAACACCGTCCCGGTCTGGGCCGTGCCG ATCGTTGCTGTCATTGCACCTATGCTCATCTTTATGGCCATCTACATCTGGAGGAGGAATGCGTATGATTTGCACCATGCTACGATTG GTATTCTGTTTTCTGTGCTGATCACCGGCGTCCTGACGGATGCGATCAAGAACGCCGTGGGCCGTCCGCGCCCCAACTTCTTCTGGCGCTGCTTCCCTGATGGAATCGCT GTGTACGACAACATCACCACAGCAGTCATATGCCACGGCGACGCCAGCGTGATCAAAGAAGGCCACAAGAGCTTCCCAAGTGGCCACTCTTCCT GGTCTTTCGCCGGCCTGGGTTTCCTGTCGTGGTACCTTGCCGGGAAGATCACCGTCTTCGACCGACGAGGGCACGTCGCCAAGCTGTGCGTCGTCATCCTGCCtctcctcgtcgccgccgtcatcgccaTCTCGCGGGTAGATGACTACTGGCACCACTGGCAGGACGTCTTCGCCGGCGGCATCCTTG GAATGGTGGTTGCGTCTGTTTGCTACCTGCAGTTCTTTCCACCACCCTCTGATGACAAAG GTTTCTGGCCTCATGCACACTTCAGGTACATCAgcgagagggaagaggagagccgGAGGCGGCGCGCTACTGAAATGAGCAACAGTGACTCGACCGCAGTTGTCCCTTGGCAAGGTGAGGCGGGAGCAAACACGAGCCGAACGTTGGACGCAATGGAGTCCGGTACGTCGGACAGGGCGATGGCCCATGATACCAACCCATAG
- the LOC123078748 gene encoding high mobility group B protein 14, which translates to MKTRSQTTPKPLNTVRLPPVESPRTRPRPKPKPETRKKGALGDLRRPKKPPTAFFYFMEDFRKTFQEENPSVKAMQDVGKACGEKWNKMAFEEKVKYYDLATERRAEFEKAMAQYNKKKINGELSEESE; encoded by the exons ATGAAGACGAGGTCGCAGACCACCCCGAAGCCACTCAATACTGTGCGGCTGCCCCCCGTGGAGAGCCCCCGCAcgaggccgaggccgaagccgaAGCCGGAGACGCGGAAGAAGGGGGCCCTCGGCGACCTCCGCCGCCCCAAGAAGCCCCCCACCGCCTTCTTCTATTTCAT GGAGGATTTCCGGAAAACCTTTCAGGAAGAAAATCCAAGTGTAAAAGCAATGCAGGAT GTAGGGAAGGCATGCGGCGAGAAATGGAATAAAATGGCATTTGAG GAAAAGGTGAAGTATTATGATCTAGCTACCGAGAGGCGTGCTGAGTTTGAGAAGGCGATGGCTCAGTATAACAAGAAAAAG ATAAACGGTGAATTGTCCGAAGAATCAGAGTAG
- the LOC123074607 gene encoding GDSL esterase/lipase At4g10955-like, with translation MAKAMPDQKSGDAATAAANPLEFHVYGPRNLSSISWKDLLSSSWKNANYRRMVIACFIQGAYLLELDRQEKRDERTGLAPQWWRPFKYKLAQVLVDERDGSIYGAVLEWDHQAALSDYIPFRPTRAPAAVVPLRGTLLRAPTFRRDVVDNLRFLAWDSLKGSVRFAGALAALRDAARRFGVGNVCVGGHSLGAGFALQVGKALAKERVFVECHVFNPPSVSLAMSLRGFVETAGELWGRARGWIPYVGSQPAADTSGGNTGHSESEARASLAQSGMGRWLPYLYINTNDYICCHYSDAAGGTATVAVDSGGGNGGGKAGVATMLVVSKGPSKFLAAHALEQWWADDVELQVALNHSKLIDRQLRSLYAAPPAALRARS, from the exons ATGGCCAAGGCGATGCCAGACCAGAAATCCGGTGATGCAGCGACGGCGGCAGCGAATCCTCTCGAGTTTCATGTGTATGGCCCCCGCAACCTGTCGTCCATCAGCTGGAAAGATCTCCTTAGCTCGAGCTG GAAGAACGCCAACTACCGGCGGATGGTGATCGCGTGCTTCATCCAGGGGGCTTACCTGCTGGAGCTGGACCGGCAGGAGAAGCGGGACGAGCGCACCGGCCTCGCGCCGCAGTGGTGGCGCCCGTTCAAGTACAAGCTCGCCCAGGTGCTCGTCGATGAGCGCGACGGCTCCATCTACGGCGCCGTCCTCGAGTGGGACCACCAGGCCGCGTTGTCCGACTACATCCCGTTCCGCCCCACCCGTGCGCCAGCAGCCGTCGTGCCGTTGCGCGGCACGCTGCTTCGTGCCCCCACGTTCCGCCGCGACGTGGTGGACAACCTCCGTTTCCTGGCCTGGGACAGCCTCAAGGGCTCCGTCCGCTTCGCCGGCGCGCTGGCGGCGCTGCGGGACGCCGCGCGCAGGTTCGGCGTCGGCAACGTGTGCGTCGGCGGGCACTCGCTGGGAGCCGGGTTCGCGCTGCAGGTGGGCAAGGCGCTGGCCAAGGAGCGCGTCTTCGTGGAGTGCCACGTGTTCAACCCGCCGTCCGTGTCGCTGGCCATGAGCCTCAGGGGGTTCGTCGAGACGGCCGGCGAGCTGTGGGGCCGTGCGCGCGGGTGGATCCCATACGTGGGCTCCCAGCCGGCTGCGGACACGAGCGGCGGCAACACCGGCCACAGTGAAAGTGAGGCGAGGGCGTCGCTGGCGCAGTCGGGGATGGGAAGGTGGCTGCCGTACCTGTACATCAACACGAACGACTACATCTGCTGCCACTACAGCGACGCAGCCGGCGGTACGGCGACCGTGGCGGTCGACAGCGGGGGCGGGAACGGCGGTGGCAAGGCGGGGGTGGCGACGATGCTTGTGGTGTCCAAGGGGCCGAGCAAATTCCTGGCAGCGCACGCGCTGGAGCAGTGGTGGGCCGACGATGTCGAGCTGCAGGTGGCACTCAACCACAGCAAGCTAATCGACCGCCAGCTCAGGTCGCTCTACGCAGCGCCGCCTGCCGCACTGCGTGCCCGGAGTTAG